A window of the Myripristis murdjan chromosome 15, fMyrMur1.1, whole genome shotgun sequence genome harbors these coding sequences:
- the LOC115372537 gene encoding leucine-rich repeat extensin-like protein 5 isoform X1 gives MQLGVAFQSMSIMAGRVRTSHLLLVALLSRSVHCFPAKGWSQNDPAYEDTFTNMEQSPSLYYGSSTTAVTQPTSNNQNVGFPQYAVSAAYEPAEEVYSAETYQTSYYPTFNNPAPHLSSVDSGWDPEEEPPTSQSVSRTSEPRPNMFLPPPPPTKFQAGELAHMEQIYDHGNSEHETEEQSYMPPPPPPPPFPGPSNPEGFQAGELTHFSSIYEHGDEERETEEHFLPMIPYKMAPQPVESPNQKSVNVPDPDNLEVPEVPAPPVSQMLRPVPGSHYYLFLTGQLPPGTVTHYQSDYEHGRDHWSDFHYERHHFPIDPPPSSPAQKQDFPSDSSFIYQHQEPPQPPSTQPGHEARFATKM, from the exons ATGCAGCTGGGTGTAGCGTTTCAGAGCATGAGCATCATGGCTGGGAGGGTTCGTACAAG CCATCTGCTCCTGGTTGCTCTGTTAAGCCGCAGTGTCCATTGCTTTCCTGCTAAAG GTTGGAGCCAGAATGATCCTGCTTATGAGGACACCTTCACAAACATGGAGCAGTCTCCAAGCCTCTATTATGGTTCATCCACAACTGCTGTTACCCAGCCTACCAGTAACAACCAAAATGTTGGCTTCCCTCAGTATGCCGTTTCAGCCGCATATGAACCAGCAGAGGAAGTGTACTCGGCAGAGACTTACCAAACGAGTTATTACCCTACTTTCAATAACCCTGCTCCACACCTGTCCAGTGTAGATTCTGGCTGGGATCCTGAGGAGGAACCTCctaccagccaatcagtgtCCAGAACGTCTGAGCCCAGGCCTAACATgttccttcctccccctccaccaACTAAGTTCCAGGCAGGTGAACTAGCTCACATGGAACAAATCTATGATCATGGAAATTCAGAGCATgaaacagaggagcagagttacatgccaccaccaccaccaccacctcccttCCCAGGACCTAGTAATCCAGAGGGCTTCCAGGCTGGTGAGCTGACCCACTTTTCATCAATTTACGAGcatggagatgaggagagagaaactgaagagCATTTCCTGCCAATGATTCCCTACAAGATGGCTCCTCAACCAGTAGAATCCCCGAACCAGAAGTCAGTCAATGTACCTGACCCAGATAATCTTGAGGTTCCTGAAGTCCCTGCGCCACCTGTCTCTCAAATGCTAAGGCCAGTTCCAGGAAGCCATTACTACCTCTTTTTGACTGGTCAGCTCCCTCCCGGCACAGTCACACATTACCAGTCTGATTATGAGCATGGCAGAGACCACTGGAGTGATTTCCACTATGAGAGACACCACTTCCCTATCGACCCACCTCCGAGCAGCCCCGCTCAAAAACAGGATTTCCCCAGTGACTCTAGCTTTATATACCAGCACCAGGAGCCTCCCCAGCCACCATCAACTCAACCTGGACATGAAGCTCGCTTTGCAACTAAGATGTAG
- the LOC115372537 gene encoding leucine-rich repeat extensin-like protein 5 isoform X2, with amino-acid sequence MEQSPSLYYGSSTTAVTQPTSNNQNVGFPQYAVSAAYEPAEEVYSAETYQTSYYPTFNNPAPHLSSVDSGWDPEEEPPTSQSVSRTSEPRPNMFLPPPPPTKFQAGELAHMEQIYDHGNSEHETEEQSYMPPPPPPPPFPGPSNPEGFQAGELTHFSSIYEHGDEERETEEHFLPMIPYKMAPQPVESPNQKSVNVPDPDNLEVPEVPAPPVSQMLRPVPGSHYYLFLTGQLPPGTVTHYQSDYEHGRDHWSDFHYERHHFPIDPPPSSPAQKQDFPSDSSFIYQHQEPPQPPSTQPGHEARFATKM; translated from the coding sequence ATGGAGCAGTCTCCAAGCCTCTATTATGGTTCATCCACAACTGCTGTTACCCAGCCTACCAGTAACAACCAAAATGTTGGCTTCCCTCAGTATGCCGTTTCAGCCGCATATGAACCAGCAGAGGAAGTGTACTCGGCAGAGACTTACCAAACGAGTTATTACCCTACTTTCAATAACCCTGCTCCACACCTGTCCAGTGTAGATTCTGGCTGGGATCCTGAGGAGGAACCTCctaccagccaatcagtgtCCAGAACGTCTGAGCCCAGGCCTAACATgttccttcctccccctccaccaACTAAGTTCCAGGCAGGTGAACTAGCTCACATGGAACAAATCTATGATCATGGAAATTCAGAGCATgaaacagaggagcagagttacatgccaccaccaccaccaccacctcccttCCCAGGACCTAGTAATCCAGAGGGCTTCCAGGCTGGTGAGCTGACCCACTTTTCATCAATTTACGAGcatggagatgaggagagagaaactgaagagCATTTCCTGCCAATGATTCCCTACAAGATGGCTCCTCAACCAGTAGAATCCCCGAACCAGAAGTCAGTCAATGTACCTGACCCAGATAATCTTGAGGTTCCTGAAGTCCCTGCGCCACCTGTCTCTCAAATGCTAAGGCCAGTTCCAGGAAGCCATTACTACCTCTTTTTGACTGGTCAGCTCCCTCCCGGCACAGTCACACATTACCAGTCTGATTATGAGCATGGCAGAGACCACTGGAGTGATTTCCACTATGAGAGACACCACTTCCCTATCGACCCACCTCCGAGCAGCCCCGCTCAAAAACAGGATTTCCCCAGTGACTCTAGCTTTATATACCAGCACCAGGAGCCTCCCCAGCCACCATCAACTCAACCTGGACATGAAGCTCGCTTTGCAACTAAGATGTAG